A genome region from Bacillaceae bacterium IKA-2 includes the following:
- the dnaB gene encoding replicative DNA helicase, translated as MSDLFADRTPPQNIEAEQAVLGAIFLEPEALVTASERLAADDFYRASHQRIYSAMILIAERGEPVDLVTVTAELQDKKWLEEIGGVSYLSDLANSVPTAANVDYYSQFVEEKSLLRRLIRVATNIASEGYAEEEDVDTILNEAEKTILEVSHKKNTSAFISIKDVLVEAYDNIEKLQNQTGDITGIATGFSELDRITAGFQKNDLIIVAARPSVGKTAFALNIAQNIATKTDENVAIFSLEMGASQLVMRMICSEGNIDAQRLRTGSLQEEDWSKLTMAMGSLSKAGIYIDDTPGIRVNEIRAKCRRLKQEKGVGMILIDYMQLLRGDGRSGENRQQEVSEISRSLKSLARELEVPVIALSQLSRGVESRQDKRPMMSDIRESGSIEQDADIVAFLYRDDYYDKESEKKDIIEIIIAKQRNGPIGTVELAFVKEYNKFVNLERRFDDMPVGAGA; from the coding sequence ATGAGTGATTTATTCGCTGACCGGACTCCACCACAAAATATTGAAGCAGAACAAGCGGTGCTTGGAGCTATTTTTCTTGAACCAGAAGCGCTGGTAACAGCTTCCGAGCGACTAGCAGCAGACGATTTTTATCGAGCCTCACATCAACGGATCTATAGTGCGATGATCCTAATAGCTGAACGCGGTGAACCGGTTGATCTCGTTACGGTAACGGCTGAATTGCAAGATAAAAAGTGGCTAGAAGAAATTGGTGGCGTTTCTTATTTAAGTGATTTAGCAAATTCAGTTCCGACAGCAGCAAATGTAGATTACTATTCTCAATTTGTTGAAGAGAAATCGCTATTAAGGCGATTAATTAGAGTTGCTACAAACATAGCTTCTGAAGGGTACGCTGAAGAAGAAGATGTTGATACTATCTTAAATGAAGCTGAAAAAACAATTTTAGAAGTATCGCACAAAAAAAATACCAGTGCGTTTATATCGATTAAGGATGTTCTCGTTGAGGCTTATGACAATATTGAAAAGCTGCAAAATCAAACAGGGGATATTACGGGCATTGCAACAGGATTTTCTGAGCTAGATCGAATTACAGCAGGATTTCAGAAGAACGATTTAATTATTGTTGCTGCAAGACCATCTGTTGGTAAAACGGCTTTTGCATTAAATATCGCTCAAAATATTGCCACAAAAACAGATGAAAATGTAGCGATTTTTAGTTTAGAGATGGGTGCCTCTCAACTTGTCATGAGGATGATTTGTTCAGAGGGAAATATTGATGCACAAAGACTGCGTACAGGTTCCCTTCAAGAAGAAGATTGGTCAAAGCTGACGATGGCAATGGGTAGTTTGTCAAAAGCAGGTATTTATATTGATGATACACCTGGTATACGTGTTAATGAAATAAGGGCAAAATGCCGTCGATTGAAACAAGAAAAAGGCGTTGGAATGATTTTAATTGACTACATGCAGCTTTTGCGTGGTGATGGCCGTAGTGGTGAAAATCGTCAACAAGAAGTATCGGAGATTTCAAGGTCATTAAAATCTTTGGCAAGAGAACTAGAAGTTCCAGTCATTGCGCTCTCACAACTTTCGCGTGGTGTTGAGTCGAGGCAAGATAAGCGACCAATGATGTCTGATATTCGTGAATCAGGGAGTATTGAACAAGACGCGGATATAGTTGCCTTTCTTTATCGCGATGATTATTACGATAAAGAAAGTGAGAAAAAAGACATTATTGAAATCATTATTGCTAAGCAAAGAAACGGACCGATTGGTACGGTCGAGCTTGCGTTCGTAAAAGAGTATAATAAATTTGTTAATTTAGAACGTCGGTTTGATGATATGCCAGTAGGTGCCGGAGCGTAA
- the queC gene encoding 7-cyano-7-deazaguanine synthase QueC, with protein sequence MKKALVVFSGGQDSTTCLFWALKNFDKVETVTFDYNQRHSEEIEVAKRISAELKVENTVIDLTILGQLTSNALTRSDIEIEDSHEGSLPTTFVEGRNHLFLSFAAIIAKTKGINNIITGVCETDFSGYPDCRDTFVKSLNVTLNLAMDHNFVIHTPLMWIDKQETWALAAELGAFEYIREKTLTCYNNIIGDGCGECPACKLRSEGLRKFLVNKEGVQSNV encoded by the coding sequence GTGAAAAAGGCATTAGTGGTGTTCAGCGGGGGACAAGATTCAACAACCTGTTTGTTTTGGGCACTGAAAAATTTTGATAAAGTAGAAACAGTAACCTTTGACTATAATCAAAGGCATAGTGAAGAAATAGAAGTGGCAAAAAGGATTTCTGCTGAACTAAAAGTAGAAAATACGGTTATTGATCTGACTATTTTAGGTCAACTAACTTCTAATGCATTAACAAGAAGTGACATTGAAATAGAAGATAGTCATGAAGGAAGTTTACCAACAACATTTGTTGAGGGACGAAACCATCTTTTTCTATCTTTTGCAGCGATAATTGCAAAAACAAAAGGGATAAATAATATCATTACTGGTGTGTGTGAGACTGATTTTTCTGGATATCCAGATTGTCGTGATACGTTTGTAAAATCTCTAAATGTGACACTAAACTTAGCGATGGATCATAACTTTGTCATTCATACACCATTAATGTGGATTGATAAACAAGAAACTTGGGCTCTGGCTGCAGAGCTTGGAGCTTTTGAATATATCAGAGAAAAAACACTTACTTGTTATAACAATATTATTGGTGATGGTTGTGGCGAGTGCCCTGCTTGTAAACTTCGTAGTGAAGGATTGCGCAAGTTTCTAGTGAACAAAGAGGGGGTACAGAGTAATGTGTAA
- the ychF gene encoding redox-regulated ATPase YchF produces MALTTGIVGLPNVGKSTLFNAITQAGIESANYPFCTIDPNVGIVEVPDYRLTKLTEIVVPKKVVPTAFEFTDIAGIVEGASKGEGLGNKFLSHIRQVDAISHVVRCFEDDNVTHVSGSVDPIRDIEIINLELILADLESVDKRVSRVEKLLKQKDKEAIAEYEALLLFKEAFEDEKPARTVELSDEQKKLVQGMHLLTMKPILYVANVLEDGLTDTDNNPLVQKVKDFAAAENSEVIVVCAKIEEEISELDAEEKAMFLEELGIKESGLDQLIRAAYHLLGLSTYFTAGVQEVRAWTIRDGTKAPQAAGVIHTDFERGFIRAEVVAYDDLVEAGSHAAAKEKGKVRLEGKEYIVKDGDVIHFRFNV; encoded by the coding sequence ATGGCTTTAACAACTGGAATTGTTGGTTTACCTAACGTAGGAAAATCGACGTTATTTAATGCAATAACTCAAGCTGGTATTGAGTCTGCTAACTATCCATTTTGTACAATTGATCCAAACGTTGGAATAGTAGAAGTGCCAGATTATCGATTAACAAAATTAACAGAAATTGTCGTGCCGAAAAAAGTAGTGCCAACAGCGTTTGAATTTACTGATATCGCTGGGATTGTAGAAGGAGCAAGTAAAGGTGAAGGTTTAGGAAATAAATTTTTATCACACATTCGTCAAGTAGATGCGATTTCGCATGTAGTTCGTTGTTTTGAAGATGATAATGTTACTCATGTTTCTGGAAGCGTAGACCCAATCAGAGATATAGAAATCATTAATCTCGAATTGATTTTAGCTGACCTTGAATCTGTCGACAAGCGAGTTAGTCGTGTTGAGAAGTTATTGAAACAAAAGGATAAAGAAGCAATCGCTGAGTATGAAGCTTTACTTTTATTTAAAGAAGCTTTTGAGGATGAAAAGCCTGCTCGAACTGTTGAGTTATCAGATGAACAGAAAAAATTAGTCCAAGGTATGCATTTATTAACGATGAAACCGATATTATATGTGGCTAACGTTCTTGAAGATGGTCTTACCGATACTGATAATAATCCACTTGTACAAAAAGTGAAAGATTTTGCAGCAGCTGAGAATTCAGAGGTAATCGTTGTATGTGCAAAGATTGAAGAAGAAATTTCAGAGCTTGATGCAGAAGAAAAAGCAATGTTTCTAGAAGAACTCGGAATTAAAGAGAGTGGTCTGGACCAATTAATTCGTGCAGCTTATCACTTATTAGGTTTATCCACATATTTTACAGCAGGAGTACAAGAAGTTCGCGCATGGACTATTCGTGACGGAACAAAAGCACCCCAAGCAGCAGGAGTAATTCATACAGACTTCGAACGTGGCTTTATCCGTGCTGAAGTTGTTGCTTATGATGACCTTGTTGAAGCTGGTAGTCACGCGGCAGCAAAAGAAAAAGGGAAAGTGAGATTAGAAGGGAAAGAATACATTGTTAAAGACGGCGATGTCATTCACTTCCGCTTTAATGTCTAA
- a CDS encoding DUF2232 domain-containing protein, with product MKNTKVLTEGAIFAAIFAVIAFMAVFLPIIGSFLMWILPIPFIVYTVRNGWKAGLILGVVATLVSFIIGGLLLIPMAILFGSSGVVVGELFRRKKSAFIVLLGGSLAYITNLILYFVLSIVIFDLNPIKVIQELMMESIKAAESMLSTIGQDPGSQLDPYLGFIDQLVYLAPSIIISTGIFYALLVQLIAYAVLKRIGEKVNESRFKPFRDWAFPKSFLWYYLVASIFILIGLEEGTTIYIVMSNLFPLLEIAMTIQGLAVIFYYCHAKNFNKSIPIGLIIVTFFIPNLLYIYRILGIIDLGFELRKRIKKAD from the coding sequence TTGAAAAATACAAAAGTACTGACTGAAGGAGCAATTTTCGCAGCGATTTTTGCTGTAATTGCTTTTATGGCAGTTTTTTTACCGATAATAGGTTCATTTTTAATGTGGATATTACCAATACCGTTTATTGTTTATACAGTAAGAAATGGTTGGAAAGCTGGGTTGATACTTGGAGTAGTAGCAACTTTGGTGTCATTTATTATCGGTGGTTTGCTACTTATTCCTATGGCAATTCTATTTGGTAGTAGCGGCGTTGTAGTAGGTGAGTTATTCAGAAGGAAAAAATCAGCTTTTATTGTTCTATTAGGTGGAAGTTTAGCTTATATTACTAATTTAATACTATATTTTGTTCTTAGTATCGTCATTTTTGACTTAAATCCAATTAAAGTTATTCAAGAGTTAATGATGGAATCTATTAAAGCGGCGGAATCAATGCTTTCGACAATTGGACAAGATCCAGGTTCACAATTGGATCCGTATCTAGGATTTATTGACCAGCTTGTATATTTAGCGCCATCAATTATTATCTCAACCGGGATTTTCTATGCTCTACTCGTTCAACTTATTGCCTATGCAGTATTAAAAAGAATTGGTGAAAAGGTAAACGAATCTCGATTTAAGCCATTTAGAGATTGGGCTTTCCCTAAATCATTTTTATGGTATTACTTAGTAGCATCTATTTTTATTTTAATCGGTCTAGAAGAAGGAACGACTATTTATATAGTTATGTCGAACTTATTCCCGTTGTTAGAGATCGCCATGACCATTCAGGGCTTGGCTGTGATTTTCTATTACTGCCACGCTAAAAATTTTAACAAGTCAATTCCGATAGGGTTGATAATCGTAACCTTTTTTATACCGAATCTCCTTTATATCTATCGAATATTAGGTATAATTGACTTAGGATTTGAACTTAGAAAAAGAATTAAAAAAGCGGATTAA
- a CDS encoding DHH family phosphoesterase: MPEFLLKRWHGYHVIALFVVAAIFIGILTKYQWAFGLFGFLCLGFLIIYTVKAKSSFVKDLEKYISTLSYRVNKAGETAVTKLPIGILLYNEDKKIQWVNPWVESLIEEDCLGKPVAKIADELAEALNDSQQSEISIQLGENVYQAILEQEQRLIYFFDITEETHVKMLYEKEQTVIAIIYLDNYDEVTQGMEDQIKGNLMGHVTSALNKWSKEYGVFLRRTSSDRFIAIFSQEVLERLEETRFDLLDEVREATRREKTPITLSIGLGSGQGTFQELGVLAQSSLDLALGRGGDQVAIKQNKGKVRFYGGKSNAVEKRTRVRARVISHAIRDFILESDRVMIMGHKNPDMDAIGSAIGVLKLAELSGKEGYIVLDPNNISKDVTKLMEEVKKHDSLWTHFIGPDEALEEVTANTLLVVVDTHKPSLVIEPRLLNKIHRVIVLDHHRRGEEFIDEAVLVYMEPYASSTAELVTELLEYQPKHSKLDMLEATALLAGIIVDTKSFAIRTGSRTFDAASFLRSQGADTSLVQKLLQQDLEEYIKRSRLIESAHIYRNGVAIARGNSDEVCNQVLIAQAADTLLSMSGVVASFVISNRKDGKVSISARSLGDVNVQLIMEMLDGGGHLSNAAAQLEDIKIDQAEKLLMEKIDNYFKGGKEQ, encoded by the coding sequence ATGCCAGAGTTCTTATTAAAACGGTGGCATGGATATCATGTGATTGCTTTGTTTGTTGTGGCAGCAATTTTTATTGGGATCTTAACGAAGTATCAGTGGGCATTTGGTCTCTTTGGTTTTTTATGTTTAGGATTCTTAATAATTTATACTGTGAAGGCAAAAAGCTCATTTGTAAAAGATTTAGAAAAATATATTTCTACGCTTTCTTATCGAGTCAATAAAGCTGGCGAAACAGCAGTTACAAAATTACCTATTGGAATACTTCTTTATAATGAAGATAAAAAAATACAATGGGTTAATCCTTGGGTGGAGTCATTAATTGAAGAAGATTGTCTTGGTAAACCTGTTGCTAAAATAGCAGATGAACTTGCCGAAGCTCTTAATGATAGTCAACAAAGTGAAATTTCAATTCAACTAGGAGAAAATGTCTATCAGGCTATCCTTGAACAAGAACAAAGACTTATTTATTTCTTTGATATTACCGAAGAGACTCATGTGAAAATGCTGTACGAAAAGGAACAAACTGTTATTGCTATAATTTATTTAGACAACTATGATGAAGTTACACAAGGAATGGAAGATCAAATCAAAGGTAATTTGATGGGTCATGTAACGTCCGCCCTAAACAAGTGGTCAAAGGAATACGGAGTTTTTCTAAGGAGAACATCGTCAGACCGTTTTATTGCGATATTTAGTCAAGAAGTGTTAGAACGGCTTGAAGAAACAAGATTCGACTTATTAGACGAAGTAAGAGAAGCAACACGCCGAGAAAAGACGCCGATTACTTTAAGTATAGGTCTAGGTAGTGGTCAAGGAACATTTCAAGAACTTGGTGTCTTAGCTCAATCTAGTTTAGATTTAGCGCTAGGGAGAGGCGGAGATCAGGTTGCCATTAAACAGAACAAGGGTAAAGTTCGTTTTTACGGCGGCAAGTCTAACGCTGTTGAAAAGCGAACGAGAGTAAGAGCTCGTGTTATTTCTCATGCAATTCGCGATTTTATTTTGGAAAGCGATCGCGTCATGATTATGGGACATAAAAATCCTGATATGGACGCAATTGGTTCGGCTATCGGAGTCCTTAAATTAGCTGAACTAAGTGGTAAAGAAGGCTACATCGTTTTAGATCCTAATAATATCAGTAAAGATGTTACTAAGCTTATGGAAGAAGTCAAAAAACACGATAGCCTTTGGACACATTTTATTGGTCCAGATGAGGCGTTAGAGGAAGTGACAGCTAACACGCTTTTAGTTGTTGTTGACACTCATAAACCATCTCTAGTTATCGAACCTAGACTTTTAAATAAAATCCATCGGGTTATTGTCCTTGACCATCACCGTCGTGGTGAGGAATTTATTGATGAGGCTGTACTCGTTTATATGGAGCCATATGCGTCATCAACGGCTGAGCTTGTCACTGAACTGCTAGAGTACCAACCTAAGCACTCAAAGCTCGATATGCTTGAAGCAACGGCTCTTTTAGCTGGAATTATTGTTGATACAAAAAGCTTTGCGATCCGAACGGGGTCAAGAACTTTTGATGCAGCATCTTTTTTACGATCCCAAGGAGCTGATACAAGTTTAGTACAAAAGTTGCTGCAACAAGATTTAGAAGAGTACATAAAGCGGTCTCGTTTAATTGAGTCTGCTCATATTTATCGAAATGGTGTTGCGATTGCCAGAGGGAATTCAGATGAGGTCTGTAATCAAGTCCTCATAGCTCAGGCCGCTGATACACTGCTTTCGATGAGTGGAGTGGTAGCTTCTTTTGTAATTTCTAATCGAAAAGATGGTAAAGTTAGTATTAGTGCTCGCTCATTAGGTGATGTTAATGTGCAATTAATAATGGAAATGCTTGATGGTGGTGGTCACTTATCTAATGCAGCAGCGCAACTAGAAGATATTAAGATAGATCAGGCAGAGAAATTATTAATGGAAAAAATTGATAATTATTTTAAAGGGGGAAAAGAACAATGA
- a CDS encoding DUF951 domain-containing protein, producing MENQKQFGLNDVVEMKKPHPCGENHWKIIRVGMDIRIKCLGCDHSVMIPRKEFARKLKKITEKNSE from the coding sequence GTGGAAAATCAAAAACAATTTGGTTTAAATGATGTTGTTGAGATGAAAAAGCCTCATCCTTGTGGAGAAAACCATTGGAAAATTATTCGAGTGGGAATGGATATAAGAATTAAATGTCTTGGCTGTGATCATAGTGTGATGATTCCCAGAAAAGAGTTTGCCAGAAAATTAAAAAAAATCACAGAAAAGAACTCTGAGTAA
- the ssb gene encoding single-stranded DNA-binding protein yields the protein MLNRVVLVGRLTRDPELRYTPNGIAVASITLAVSRPFSNQQGNRETDFINIVVWRKQAENVANYLRKGSLTGVDGRLQSRSYENNEGKKVFITEVVADSVQFLESKGSSSAGKGTEDFGPPPNSGGNSNPNQQQNQNQNQNQNQGRNNQSLADDPFASDGKPIDISDDDLPF from the coding sequence ATGCTTAATCGTGTCGTTCTCGTTGGCCGCCTAACAAGAGATCCAGAGCTCAGGTATACGCCAAACGGAATTGCTGTTGCGAGTATTACACTTGCTGTAAGTAGACCATTTTCAAATCAACAAGGCAACCGAGAAACAGACTTTATTAATATAGTTGTTTGGCGCAAGCAAGCAGAAAATGTCGCCAATTACTTGCGTAAAGGAAGTTTAACTGGAGTTGACGGCCGTTTACAGTCTCGCAGTTATGAAAATAATGAAGGTAAAAAAGTTTTTATAACTGAAGTTGTTGCAGATAGTGTACAATTTCTTGAGTCGAAGGGTTCTAGTAGTGCTGGTAAGGGTACTGAAGATTTCGGTCCACCACCTAATAGTGGCGGGAACTCTAACCCAAACCAACAACAGAATCAGAATCAAAATCAGAATCAGAATCAAGGACGGAATAATCAATCTTTAGCTGATGATCCATTTGCTAGTGATGGCAAGCCTATAGACATCTCGGATGATGATCTTCCGTTTTAA
- a CDS encoding DUF554 domain-containing protein has protein sequence MVLFGTLINGLAIIIGSLIGTQLRNIPERVKVTVMQAIALAVIVIGIGMGLKSENILVVIGSLAIGALLGERWDLEGKLNFLGKWLEKKTGAKEEGSFAKGFVTATLIYVVGAMAILGALDSGLRNDHSVLYTKSMLDGFSAILFTSTLGIGVLFSAFPVMIYQGIIALLATQIVNFIPQEIIDTFIVEMTATGGVMILAIGLNILGITKIRVANLLPAILVVGVTVYILSFFS, from the coding sequence ATGGTTTTGTTTGGAACGCTTATAAATGGATTAGCAATAATTATCGGTTCTTTAATTGGAACACAGTTAAGAAATATTCCTGAAAGAGTAAAAGTGACAGTTATGCAAGCAATCGCGTTAGCGGTCATAGTGATTGGTATTGGTATGGGGCTAAAAAGTGAAAATATTTTAGTTGTGATTGGTAGTTTAGCTATAGGTGCCTTGCTAGGTGAAAGATGGGACCTTGAGGGGAAGCTTAATTTTTTAGGGAAGTGGTTAGAAAAAAAGACAGGAGCAAAGGAAGAAGGCTCTTTTGCAAAAGGGTTTGTAACTGCAACGTTAATTTACGTAGTTGGGGCGATGGCAATCCTCGGAGCCTTAGATAGTGGCTTAAGAAATGACCATTCAGTTTTGTATACGAAATCAATGTTGGATGGCTTTTCGGCAATCTTATTTACAAGTACATTAGGAATCGGCGTGTTATTTTCTGCTTTTCCGGTCATGATATACCAGGGAATCATTGCTCTTTTAGCGACTCAAATTGTAAACTTTATTCCCCAAGAGATTATCGACACTTTTATAGTGGAAATGACTGCAACAGGAGGTGTGATGATTTTGGCAATTGGTTTAAATATACTTGGAATCACAAAAATAAGAGTGGCAAATCTTCTACCAGCCATCCTTGTAGTTGGTGTGACTGTTTACATTTTAAGTTTTTTTAGTTAA
- the queE gene encoding 7-carboxy-7-deazaguanine synthase QueE yields the protein MKIPVLEIFGPTIQGEGAVIGKKTVFIRTAGCDYQCSWCDSAYTWDGSGKADIQMLSCAEIMAELEKIGYKNFKHVTISGGNPALIKQIAELIVALHKLNIKVGLETQGSVWQDWMLEVDDLTISPKPPSSGMKTDVTCLQDIIERLAKRVNKDHVSLKVVIFNENDLSYAKAIHQRFPDVPFFLQVGNSDLEVEKAEDLAFVLLQKLAWLVDKVVTDRELNEVRVLPQLHALLWGNKREV from the coding sequence ATGAAAATACCAGTTCTAGAGATTTTTGGTCCAACCATTCAAGGTGAAGGAGCAGTAATTGGTAAAAAAACGGTGTTTATAAGAACGGCAGGTTGCGATTATCAATGCTCGTGGTGTGATTCTGCCTATACTTGGGATGGTTCAGGAAAAGCTGACATTCAAATGTTATCGTGTGCAGAAATTATGGCAGAACTAGAGAAAATCGGCTATAAAAATTTTAAACACGTGACGATTTCAGGTGGGAATCCAGCACTTATAAAGCAAATTGCTGAGCTCATCGTGGCTCTACACAAACTTAATATTAAAGTCGGTCTTGAAACACAAGGAAGTGTCTGGCAAGACTGGATGCTTGAAGTTGATGATTTAACAATCTCTCCTAAGCCGCCTAGTAGTGGAATGAAAACAGATGTAACATGCTTACAGGACATTATCGAGCGCCTTGCTAAAAGAGTGAACAAAGATCACGTTAGTTTAAAAGTTGTCATTTTTAATGAAAATGATTTGAGTTATGCAAAAGCGATTCATCAAAGATTTCCTGATGTGCCGTTTTTTTTACAAGTAGGTAATTCAGATTTAGAAGTTGAAAAGGCTGAGGACTTAGCGTTTGTGTTGTTACAAAAATTAGCATGGTTAGTCGATAAAGTAGTAACTGATCGCGAACTCAACGAGGTAAGAGTGCTACCCCAACTACACGCCCTGCTTTGGGGCAATAAAAGAGAGGTTTGA
- the yyaC gene encoding spore protease YyaC — protein MITRDFFRKKPSPFRVHVDEKNASYDFVNHLLQFLPKETNRDIVLVCIGTDRSTGDALGPLIGTQLIQSKLTCFHVYGTLEEPVHAVNLEEKMIKINNQFDNPFIIGIDACLGRTTSVGIISINDGPVKPGAAVNKNLPLVGNIHITGIVNVGGFMEYMVLQNTRLHLVIKIAQTIAKGLLIADNRLNRERQRTLLQESQSHFFSGNV, from the coding sequence ATGATTACACGTGATTTTTTCAGAAAAAAACCATCACCATTTCGGGTCCATGTCGACGAGAAAAATGCTAGCTATGACTTTGTTAACCATCTATTACAATTTCTACCAAAAGAAACTAACAGAGACATAGTACTAGTTTGCATTGGAACTGATCGTTCTACTGGTGATGCACTAGGACCTTTAATTGGTACTCAGCTAATACAATCCAAACTTACTTGTTTTCACGTATATGGAACATTAGAGGAGCCCGTTCATGCGGTTAATTTAGAAGAAAAAATGATTAAAATTAATAATCAGTTTGATAACCCCTTTATTATTGGCATTGATGCTTGTCTAGGACGCACCACTAGTGTTGGCATAATTTCAATCAATGATGGACCTGTAAAACCTGGAGCTGCAGTAAATAAAAATCTTCCATTGGTTGGAAACATTCACATTACTGGAATTGTCAATGTTGGTGGTTTTATGGAATATATGGTCCTTCAAAACACCCGCCTTCATCTAGTAATTAAAATTGCGCAAACAATTGCTAAAGGTTTACTTATTGCAGACAACAGACTGAATAGAGAGCGCCAACGTACCCTTTTGCAAGAATCTCAGTCACATTTTTTTTCTGGTAACGTGTAA
- the rpsF gene encoding 30S ribosomal protein S6: MRKYEIMYIIRPTIEEAAKKELIERFNTILTDNGATLDKVTEMGKRRLAYEIDDFREGFYVLLNVTSEPAAIAEFNRLMKFNEDVIRLLITKDEE; this comes from the coding sequence ATGCGTAAATATGAAATCATGTACATTATTAGACCAACCATCGAGGAAGCTGCAAAGAAGGAGCTTATCGAACGTTTCAACACGATTTTAACTGACAATGGAGCTACTCTAGATAAGGTTACTGAAATGGGAAAGCGTCGTTTGGCATATGAAATTGACGACTTTCGCGAAGGTTTTTATGTGCTCTTAAACGTAACATCTGAACCAGCAGCTATCGCAGAATTCAATCGTTTAATGAAATTTAACGAAGATGTTATTCGTTTACTTATTACAAAAGACGAAGAATAA
- the queD gene encoding 6-carboxytetrahydropterin synthase QueD, which yields MCKNDGLFGFRIVDKLQKLGEDIQKEQLKYHHKRVLVSKEFTFDSAHHLHDYEGKCKNLHGHTYKAIFGISSLTDDIGIAIDFGDIKKIWKEQIEIYLDHRYLNESLPPMNTTAENMVVWIYERMADYLKDDSFETQQPRVEFVRLYETPTSYAEARREWME from the coding sequence ATGTGTAAGAATGACGGATTATTTGGATTTCGGATTGTCGATAAGCTGCAGAAGCTTGGTGAAGATATCCAAAAAGAACAACTGAAGTATCACCATAAGCGAGTTTTGGTAAGTAAAGAGTTTACGTTTGATTCAGCCCACCATCTCCATGACTATGAAGGTAAGTGTAAAAACTTACACGGCCATACGTATAAAGCTATTTTTGGGATTAGTTCACTGACGGATGACATCGGTATTGCGATCGATTTTGGAGATATAAAAAAGATTTGGAAAGAGCAAATTGAAATTTATTTAGACCATCGCTACTTAAATGAATCGTTACCCCCGATGAATACAACAGCCGAAAATATGGTTGTTTGGATATATGAAAGAATGGCTGACTATTTAAAAGATGATTCTTTTGAAACACAGCAACCTAGAGTTGAGTTTGTTCGCCTTTATGAAACCCCGACAAGCTATGCTGAAGCTAGGAGAGAGTGGATGGAATGA
- the rpsR gene encoding 30S ribosomal protein S18, producing the protein MAMGGRPSSGGREGGGGGRGGRGAKRRKVCYFTVNKITKIDYKSTDLLKRFVSERGKILPRRVTGTSAKYQRQLTTAIKRARQIALLPYVTAE; encoded by the coding sequence ATGGCAATGGGAGGACGTCCTAGTAGTGGTGGTAGAGAAGGTGGCGGCGGTGGCCGTGGTGGTCGTGGCGCAAAGCGTCGTAAAGTATGTTACTTTACTGTAAACAAGATCACGAAAATCGACTATAAGAGTACTGACTTACTTAAGCGTTTCGTTTCAGAGCGTGGTAAAATTTTACCTCGTCGTGTAACTGGAACATCAGCTAAGTATCAACGTCAATTAACGACTGCAATTAAGCGTGCGCGTCAAATCGCTTTATTACCGTACGTTACGGCGGAATAA
- the rplI gene encoding 50S ribosomal protein L9, with product MKVIFLQEVKGKAKKGEVKNVSEGYARNYLLPNKLAAEANSGNLKTLEVKKQGEEKRVEEKLNEALAYKEGIEKLTVELKAKSGEGGKLFGAITSKQIAEKLAKMKKKVDKRKIELDDPIRVLGITNVPIKLHPEVIATIRVNVIEG from the coding sequence ATGAAAGTAATTTTTCTTCAAGAAGTAAAAGGTAAAGCTAAAAAAGGTGAGGTCAAAAATGTTTCTGAAGGCTATGCAAGAAACTACCTTTTACCAAACAAACTTGCAGCTGAAGCAAATTCAGGTAACTTAAAAACATTAGAAGTGAAAAAACAAGGCGAAGAAAAGCGCGTTGAAGAAAAGCTTAATGAAGCATTAGCCTATAAAGAAGGAATCGAAAAATTAACAGTCGAACTTAAAGCGAAATCTGGCGAGGGTGGCAAGCTTTTCGGGGCTATTACAAGTAAGCAAATTGCTGAAAAGTTAGCGAAAATGAAAAAGAAAGTAGATAAACGTAAAATTGAATTGGACGATCCGATTCGAGTACTAGGCATTACCAATGTTCCAATTAAACTGCACCCAGAAGTAATAGCGACGATCCGTGTTAATGTGATTGAAGGGTAG